A window of the Alnus glutinosa chromosome 4, dhAlnGlut1.1, whole genome shotgun sequence genome harbors these coding sequences:
- the LOC133866293 gene encoding pentatricopeptide repeat-containing protein At1g50270-like — translation MVDLGFDSGEYSKAFPVSQPPHEPRLFFFFTQCLTSSSSSPSLPLSLATEIGTIPFVNKIFPTETKAELVGALAGEKSERETEGELYAQIVKFGFDFDNFVMNSLISAFANCGYMEDARQVFGESTQKDVVAWTSLIGGYVRNNCALQGLRCFMEMRSTGVRVDEVTVVGVLCAAGMEGDIWFGKWVHGFYVEAGRVQWDVYIGSALVDMYSKCGNFEDARNVQSNHKGIIKCWKVITITNDHLVKCLE, via the exons ATGGTTGATCTGGGGTTCGATTCAGGGGAATACTCAAAAGCATTTCCTGTATCTCAACCTCCACACGAACCtcgtctctttttcttcttcacacaATGCCTCACTTCGTCTTCCTCCTCTCCCTCCCTGCCTCTCTCTCTGGCCACAGAAATTGGAACAATTCCttttgtcaataaaatattCCCAACAGAAACAAAAGCAGAGCTAGTAGGAGCTTTGGCCGGAGAGAAAAGTGAGAGGGAGACAGAGGGAGAG CTTTATGCTCAAATTGTCaaatttggttttgattttgataattttgtgATGAATTCATTGATTTCTGCTTTTGCTAACTGTGGTTATATGGAGGATGCACGCCAAGTGTTCGGTGAGAGTACGCAGAAGGATGTGGTTGCTTGGACTTCCTTGATTGGTGGGTATGTGAGAAATAACTGTGCCCTACAAGGATTGAGGTGCTTTATGGAGATGAGATCGACGGGTGTTAGAGTTGATGAGGTGACCGTTGTTGGTGTACTCTGTGCGGCTGGAATGGAGGGTGATATTTGGTTTGGAAAGTGGGTTCATGGGTTTTACGTAGAAGCAGGGAGAGTACAATGGGATGTTTATATAGGCAGTGCTCTAGTTGATATGTACTCCAAGTGTGGCAACTTTGAAGATGCCCGTAATGTTCAAAGTAATCACAAAGGAATTATAAAGTGTTGGAAAGTAATCACAATAACAAATGACCACCTTGTTAAATGCCTTGAATGA